One segment of Bacteroides caecimuris DNA contains the following:
- a CDS encoding amidohydrolase, producing the protein MESIRISIIQTDIVWENKQENLRLLHEKLQSLCGITEIVVLPEMFSTGFSMQSKILAEPNSGETITTLKQWAAKFQLAICGSYIATENEQFYNRAFFLTPEGEEFYYDKRHLFRMGREAEHFSAGDKRLIIPYHGWHICLLVCYDLRFPVWSRNIGNEYDLLIYVANWPIPRRLAWDTLLRARALENQCYVCGVNRVGTDGYQLSYNGGSKVYSAFGEEIGSFPDEKEGITTVRLNLTTLNQFREKFPVWKDADEFHL; encoded by the coding sequence ATGGAGTCTATCCGTATTTCTATCATACAAACCGATATTGTTTGGGAAAATAAACAAGAAAATCTCCGTTTGCTCCACGAAAAGCTGCAAAGTCTTTGTGGAATAACGGAGATTGTTGTTTTACCGGAGATGTTTTCTACCGGATTTAGTATGCAGAGCAAAATACTGGCAGAGCCAAATTCCGGGGAAACCATTACAACACTCAAACAATGGGCTGCCAAATTCCAGCTAGCCATTTGCGGAAGCTATATAGCAACAGAAAACGAACAGTTTTATAACCGTGCGTTCTTTCTGACACCGGAAGGAGAAGAGTTCTATTATGACAAACGGCATCTGTTTCGTATGGGACGGGAAGCCGAACATTTTTCGGCTGGTGATAAACGACTTATCATCCCCTATCACGGATGGCATATCTGCCTGCTAGTTTGCTATGACCTTCGTTTTCCTGTATGGAGCCGAAACATAGGCAACGAGTACGACCTTTTAATATATGTAGCCAACTGGCCTATCCCCCGCCGCCTGGCTTGGGATACTCTACTCCGGGCACGCGCTTTAGAAAATCAATGCTATGTATGCGGTGTCAACAGAGTAGGTACAGACGGGTACCAACTTTCATATAATGGAGGAAGTAAAGTCTATTCCGCTTTCGGAGAAGAAATCGGCTCATTCCCAGATGAAAAGGAAGGAATAACGACGGTCAGACTAAATCTGACTACTCTCAACCAGTTCAGAGAGAAGTTCCCGGTATGGAAAGATGCAGATGAATTTCATCTGTAA
- a CDS encoding 1-acyl-sn-glycerol-3-phosphate acyltransferase — MKKAIYSFIYYRLLGWKTNVTVPNYDKCVICAAPHTTNLDLFIGKLFYGAIGRKTSFMMKKEWFFFPLGIFFKAVGGIPVDRSRKTSLVDQMVHKFAEYKKFNLAITPEGTRKANPNWKKGFYFIALNAQIPIVLIGIDYSKKTISATKAIMPSGDINKDMREIKLYFKDFKGKHPENFALGEI, encoded by the coding sequence ATGAAAAAAGCAATTTATAGCTTTATCTATTACCGTCTGTTAGGGTGGAAGACAAACGTTACGGTGCCTAATTATGATAAATGTGTGATATGTGCCGCTCCACACACAACAAACCTTGATTTATTTATTGGAAAACTATTTTATGGTGCTATAGGCCGTAAGACAAGTTTCATGATGAAAAAAGAATGGTTTTTCTTTCCGCTTGGAATTTTTTTCAAAGCAGTTGGCGGAATTCCCGTCGACCGCAGTCGAAAAACTTCGCTAGTAGATCAGATGGTTCATAAATTTGCCGAATATAAAAAGTTTAATTTGGCTATCACCCCCGAAGGAACCCGTAAAGCGAATCCAAACTGGAAAAAAGGCTTTTATTTTATAGCCTTGAATGCTCAGATTCCGATCGTGCTGATTGGTATTGATTACAGCAAGAAAACGATTTCGGCAACGAAAGCTATCATGCCGTCAGGAGATATTAATAAGGACATGAGAGAAATCAAACTTTATTTCAAGGATTTCAAAGGAAAACATCCGGAGAATTTTGCTCTTGGAGAAATATGA
- a CDS encoding ABC transporter ATP-binding protein, which translates to MSITIRNLNKIYPNGNHALKNINLEIPAGMFGLLGPNGAGKSTLMRILVALMEPTSGQVEICGYDLMKQRKEIRGILGYLPQDFRFFAKYKTYEFLDYAARLSGMTQNRQRKQAVDEMLENVGLFDVRERYANKLSGGMKRRLGIAQALIHHPKVIIVDEPTTGLDPEERIRFRNLLSEVSENDVTIILSTHIVGDISSTCNNMALMNRGEVSFYGSPQDMLKKAEGKVWRIRAGGDQLHEIDKKYPVISTIPSGAAWEVQVVADSVEGYEAEPFSPNLEHAYVYYMENQLNLWMND; encoded by the coding sequence ATGAGCATAACTATTAGAAATCTCAATAAGATATATCCAAACGGGAATCATGCATTGAAAAACATCAATCTGGAAATCCCTGCAGGGATGTTTGGTTTATTGGGACCCAACGGTGCCGGCAAATCTACTTTAATGCGTATCTTGGTTGCATTAATGGAGCCGACTTCCGGACAAGTCGAAATTTGTGGTTACGATTTGATGAAACAGCGAAAAGAAATCCGTGGTATATTGGGATATCTACCTCAAGATTTTCGTTTTTTCGCCAAATATAAAACGTATGAATTTCTGGACTATGCAGCTCGCTTGTCGGGAATGACTCAAAACAGACAACGAAAGCAGGCTGTAGATGAAATGCTTGAAAATGTGGGGTTGTTTGATGTCCGGGAACGATATGCCAACAAATTATCAGGAGGTATGAAACGGCGGTTGGGAATTGCACAGGCATTGATACACCACCCCAAAGTAATCATCGTAGATGAACCTACTACCGGACTTGATCCAGAGGAGCGCATCCGTTTCCGTAATCTTCTTTCTGAAGTTAGCGAGAATGACGTAACAATCATCTTATCTACTCATATTGTTGGGGATATTTCAAGTACCTGTAATAATATGGCGTTGATGAATCGGGGAGAAGTCTCTTTCTATGGTTCCCCGCAAGATATGTTGAAGAAAGCCGAAGGTAAGGTATGGCGAATCAGGGCCGGTGGTGACCAATTGCATGAGATCGATAAAAAATATCCGGTCATATCTACTATTCCGTCGGGGGCAGCCTGGGAGGTACAGGTGGTTGCCGATAGTGTGGAGGGATACGAAGCAGAGCCATTTTCTCCTAATCTTGAACATGCTTATGTATATTATATGGAGAATCAATTGAACCTTTGGATGAACGACTAA
- a CDS encoding xanthan lyase, translated as MTFLSNIQSVAKYESKLLIRSWFFRVFTVLAIGITTLFNFLLFVSEDISGFWIATSIPSNIPYLILLLLNTGQAVIAIFLASDFLKRDKKLDTSEVFYVRPLSNAEYVIGKIWGNLRVFLLLNLIIMSITVAFNLTSGEVDWMAYLLYFLLISVPTLIFIIGLSIFLMLVLKNQALTFVLLLGYIGLTVFYIEDKFYYLFDYMAYSLPLIKSTIVGFSNLEVILNHRAIYFFAGLAFVFFTIFLFRRLPHSSRSNYPWIFFSVCALLLSFACGYWHVHSILYKSDIRTVYTRINNQYVTTPKMCIHQYDFSIEQRPDNFLSEVTMRGEALDSSAVFTFCLNPGLTVRSVHSGGQSLQFKRDRQIVLVDFGRDLAKGDTASVTFKYDGRIDHSFCYLDIPPEVLQASKKKFLFNIDKQYSFQTKDYLLLTPETYWYPRAGTSYSDENPNWQQTYFSNYHLKVKPLDGLIPLSQGEGKGDEQGTYTFKGDFPSQTISLVIGDYQQKSVLADSVLYSIWHLKGHDFFTAALDSIHDTIPSLIRNVKDQLARNYKLDYPFKRFSLIEVPIQFAGYERAWSQAQETIQPEMVLFPEKGALFDELDVKKQVQNHIRWSKYGNGNEIGIKEAQMRTFSNFAWMFLQTEGDYNFSSDRGKGNLSSESNPYFLFPQIYNFRYNIFSSEWPVANRVIELYLQKKSENEGWERQINGISNNEKAILLLETRTFKELLADVELRNLQNNIVGQEASRLFARSEINMGVEAFRDSLYSMLKRNTFLNIKFENMLDTLGKISRTDIRSLLGEWEKPTPLPFYSLGEPTLTKIVNKGGEELFVLRMLVSNNSDYEGIIHMNIRKDGWWSDPLEDPRARMKIEMPAHTTKELVSVWEDQIRNIEINTMLSGNLPNVINQEIGNVKNERNRIVKDSIYILPESSFELPGEVIVDNEDSTLFVLSAPPIMGLLPKWLDEVEETPFKYSGISWWRPPLQWTATTNSKYYGKYIRSAFVIKSGDGSQTATWKIPVPEAGQYDLYYYVFKNDELRWNKNFQGEYHFKVQYDGGAEDAYINLRKANEGWEQLGSYYFDSDTVRVVLTDECKLRSVTADAVKIVKRY; from the coding sequence ATGACCTTTTTATCTAATATACAATCGGTTGCAAAATATGAAAGTAAGTTATTAATAAGAAGTTGGTTCTTCAGAGTATTTACAGTACTCGCCATAGGCATCACTACTCTTTTTAATTTTCTTTTATTTGTATCGGAGGACATTTCCGGTTTTTGGATTGCTACGTCTATTCCATCGAATATCCCTTATTTAATCCTGTTGTTGTTGAATACAGGACAGGCTGTTATTGCTATCTTTCTAGCCTCCGATTTTCTGAAAAGAGATAAAAAACTAGATACATCGGAAGTCTTTTATGTCCGTCCGTTAAGTAATGCCGAATACGTTATTGGAAAGATCTGGGGAAACCTGCGTGTCTTCTTGTTGCTTAATCTCATTATAATGAGCATTACTGTGGCATTTAATCTGACATCGGGAGAAGTGGACTGGATGGCTTATCTACTTTATTTTCTGTTGATTAGTGTACCTACTTTAATCTTTATCATCGGTTTATCTATCTTTCTGATGTTGGTGTTGAAGAATCAGGCACTTACTTTCGTCCTATTGTTAGGGTATATCGGATTGACTGTATTCTATATTGAAGATAAGTTTTACTATCTCTTCGATTATATGGCTTACAGTCTCCCATTAATAAAGTCTACTATTGTCGGCTTTTCCAACTTGGAGGTGATTTTAAACCACCGGGCTATTTACTTTTTTGCTGGGTTAGCGTTTGTCTTTTTCACAATCTTTTTGTTCCGGCGTCTACCTCACTCGTCACGCAGTAATTATCCATGGATATTTTTTTCTGTTTGTGCTCTTCTGTTGAGTTTTGCCTGTGGATATTGGCACGTACATTCGATATTGTATAAGAGCGATATACGGACAGTATATACACGTATTAATAACCAGTATGTTACTACTCCGAAGATGTGTATTCATCAATACGATTTTTCGATAGAACAACGTCCTGACAACTTTTTATCTGAAGTAACTATGAGAGGGGAGGCTCTGGACTCATCTGCCGTATTCACGTTCTGCCTGAATCCGGGATTAACCGTACGTTCTGTTCATTCAGGCGGACAATCTCTTCAATTTAAACGTGACAGGCAAATTGTGTTAGTAGATTTCGGTAGGGATCTGGCAAAAGGTGACACGGCTTCGGTGACATTTAAGTATGACGGGCGGATAGATCATTCGTTTTGTTATTTGGATATTCCTCCCGAAGTATTGCAAGCTTCGAAAAAGAAGTTTCTATTCAATATTGATAAGCAGTATAGTTTCCAGACGAAGGATTATCTGTTGCTTACTCCTGAAACATATTGGTATCCTCGTGCGGGGACGAGTTATAGTGATGAAAACCCGAATTGGCAACAAACTTATTTCAGTAATTATCATTTGAAGGTGAAACCTCTCGATGGATTGATTCCTCTTTCTCAAGGTGAGGGTAAGGGGGATGAACAGGGAACTTATACGTTTAAAGGGGATTTCCCGTCTCAAACCATATCGCTGGTTATTGGAGATTATCAGCAAAAAAGCGTATTGGCAGATAGTGTCTTGTATAGCATCTGGCACCTGAAAGGACATGACTTTTTTACAGCAGCCTTGGATTCTATTCACGATACTATTCCTTCACTGATACGTAATGTTAAAGACCAATTGGCACGAAATTATAAATTGGACTATCCTTTCAAACGGTTTTCGTTGATAGAAGTACCGATACAATTTGCCGGTTATGAGCGTGCCTGGTCGCAAGCACAAGAAACCATACAGCCTGAAATGGTCTTATTCCCAGAAAAAGGAGCGTTGTTTGATGAACTGGATGTAAAGAAACAGGTTCAAAATCACATACGATGGTCAAAATATGGAAATGGGAATGAAATCGGTATAAAAGAAGCGCAGATGCGTACATTCAGCAATTTTGCCTGGATGTTTTTGCAAACAGAGGGGGATTATAATTTTTCATCAGATAGAGGAAAGGGTAATTTATCATCAGAATCAAATCCTTATTTCCTTTTTCCACAGATCTATAATTTTCGTTATAATATCTTCTCCTCAGAATGGCCGGTAGCCAACCGGGTGATTGAATTGTATTTGCAGAAGAAATCGGAGAATGAGGGATGGGAACGTCAGATTAATGGTATTAGTAATAATGAGAAGGCTATTCTGTTATTAGAAACGCGTACCTTTAAAGAACTATTGGCTGATGTCGAATTACGTAACCTGCAAAATAATATTGTCGGGCAGGAAGCAAGCCGCCTTTTTGCCCGGTCAGAAATAAATATGGGGGTAGAAGCTTTTAGAGATTCACTGTATTCGATGTTGAAACGTAATACCTTCCTGAATATAAAATTTGAGAATATGCTTGATACATTGGGGAAGATAAGCCGGACGGATATTCGTTCGTTGTTGGGAGAATGGGAAAAACCTACACCTCTTCCTTTTTACTCGTTGGGAGAACCTACATTGACTAAAATTGTCAACAAAGGTGGGGAAGAACTTTTTGTATTAAGAATGTTGGTAAGCAATAATTCGGATTACGAAGGGATTATTCACATGAATATTCGTAAGGATGGTTGGTGGAGTGATCCTTTGGAGGATCCCAGAGCCAGAATGAAAATAGAGATGCCCGCCCATACAACTAAAGAACTTGTTTCGGTTTGGGAAGACCAAATTCGTAACATTGAAATTAATACCATGCTTTCCGGCAATCTACCTAATGTGATAAATCAGGAGATAGGTAATGTTAAGAATGAGCGGAACAGAATAGTTAAAGACAGTATTTATATATTGCCGGAATCGTCGTTCGAGCTGCCGGGAGAAGTTATTGTGGATAATGAAGATTCCACTCTTTTTGTTCTGTCTGCTCCTCCTATTATGGGGCTTCTGCCTAAGTGGCTGGATGAAGTCGAGGAGACACCTTTCAAATATTCAGGAATATCCTGGTGGCGTCCCCCTTTACAGTGGACGGCTACTACTAATAGTAAATATTATGGAAAATATATTCGCTCGGCTTTTGTGATAAAGAGTGGGGATGGCAGCCAGACTGCCACATGGAAAATTCCTGTACCGGAAGCCGGTCAATACGACTTGTATTACTATGTATTTAAAAATGACGAACTCCGATGGAACAAGAATTTTCAGGGAGAATATCATTTTAAAGTACAGTACGACGGTGGAGCGGAAGATGCTTATATAAATTTAAGAAAAGCCAATGAAGGTTGGGAACAGCTGGGTAGCTATTACTTTGATTCTGATACTGTCCGGGTGGTTCTGACAGATGAATGTAAGCTGCGCTCTGTTACAGCCGATGCGGTAAAAATAGTGAAACGATATTAA
- a CDS encoding TolC family protein, whose product MQSDLLLLKRILLTIVVVMGVTLSSRGQIPLTIDKAMEIAQENSPSLRRSYMNLERYQQNLVAQKASLKSRFSLNLNPLEYNKNRRFDNRLSQWYTNETLNSSGTLQIEQPILWTDGTISLINKFGWQDNNSILEGNKTSDRAFSNDLYLQLTQPIFTYNKRKMELKQIEYDYENANISYALQRLNTEKSITEQFYAVYMAQSNLEISREELSNAQQSYDIIKNKVEADLAAKDELFQAELNLATARSSVDESLVNMENAKDKLKQTLGMRLDEEILVLAEVDIKPIQVDLEQAITHGLGSRLELRQREIESKELEFEMIKTKALNEFKGDVSLSFGLMGDNRHLNQMFSNPTQNPRVSISFTVPIFDWGEKKARIKAQKMAQRINELEFHEEKVDIELNIRQVWRNLENLRTQIKIAEQNVQNAQLTYDLNQTRYREGDITGMEMSQFQTQLSNKKITYTQALINYRIELLNLKILSLYDFDKNIPIVPMKDIIDKK is encoded by the coding sequence ATGCAAAGTGACTTACTACTATTAAAAAGAATACTACTGACAATTGTTGTTGTCATGGGGGTTACCTTGTCTTCACGAGGGCAAATACCCCTAACGATTGACAAAGCGATGGAGATTGCGCAGGAGAATAGTCCTTCTCTTCGCCGTTCTTATATGAATTTGGAGAGGTACCAACAGAATTTAGTTGCACAGAAGGCTTCATTGAAATCACGATTCTCGTTGAATCTGAATCCGTTGGAGTATAACAAAAATAGGCGTTTCGACAACCGTCTGTCACAATGGTATACCAATGAGACGCTCAATAGCAGTGGCACTTTGCAAATAGAACAGCCTATTTTGTGGACAGACGGTACGATTTCTTTAATCAACAAATTCGGGTGGCAAGATAATAACTCTATTTTGGAGGGCAATAAAACCAGTGACCGGGCATTCAGTAATGATCTCTATCTGCAATTGACGCAACCTATTTTCACTTATAACAAGCGGAAGATGGAATTGAAGCAAATAGAGTATGATTATGAAAATGCCAATATTAGTTATGCTTTGCAGCGGTTGAATACAGAAAAAAGTATAACAGAACAGTTTTATGCGGTTTATATGGCACAAAGTAATTTGGAAATCAGCCGTGAAGAATTAAGTAACGCCCAGCAGAGTTATGATATCATAAAAAACAAGGTAGAAGCGGATTTGGCTGCTAAAGATGAGCTTTTTCAGGCAGAGCTGAATCTTGCAACGGCCCGTTCGTCGGTAGACGAGAGTCTGGTTAATATGGAGAACGCGAAAGATAAATTGAAACAAACGCTGGGAATGAGACTGGATGAGGAAATCCTGGTGCTTGCAGAGGTTGATATAAAACCGATTCAGGTGGATTTAGAGCAAGCGATCACACATGGATTAGGTTCACGTTTGGAGTTGCGTCAACGTGAAATAGAAAGTAAGGAGCTTGAATTTGAAATGATTAAAACGAAAGCGTTGAATGAGTTTAAAGGGGATGTTTCTTTGTCATTCGGTTTGATGGGAGATAATCGTCATTTGAACCAAATGTTTAGTAATCCGACACAGAATCCACGCGTTTCGATTAGTTTTACTGTTCCTATCTTCGATTGGGGTGAAAAGAAGGCACGAATCAAAGCGCAAAAGATGGCGCAACGGATTAACGAACTGGAATTTCACGAGGAGAAGGTGGATATAGAACTGAATATTCGTCAGGTATGGCGTAATCTCGAAAATCTGCGGACACAGATAAAAATAGCCGAACAAAATGTGCAAAATGCCCAATTGACTTATGATCTGAACCAGACACGTTATCGGGAAGGTGATATTACCGGTATGGAAATGAGTCAGTTTCAAACGCAGCTTTCGAATAAAAAAATCACTTATACGCAAGCATTAATCAACTACAGAATAGAATTACTTAATCTTAAAATTCTTTCATTGTATGACTTCGATAAGAATATTCCTATTGTTCCGATGAAAGATATAATTGATAAAAAATAA
- a CDS encoding efflux RND transporter periplasmic adaptor subunit — protein MKQYHILIASSLLVIIALTSCGGRPQNAPNNIATPVSVVELKKGSISKLINTTGTVQPTYGVSLNAEMNGFYKLQTNPKTGKPFKMGDRVNKGTLIIQLEDREYENGIAIDAKQLSLEIAEQEQSKQKALYEKGGVTMSEMRNTEVKVTNARYDYENAQLSLEKMKVKAPFDGVIVDLPHYTNDIRVEQGKTMVSLMAYDKMYMDINLPESSIRYIKEAQPVYITHYTIPGDTLKGKISELSPAISSETRTFKGKVLVDNTQLKLRPGMFAKADIVVDRADSSIIIPKDVILSNRRRKYVYIVEKNTAKIRNLETGLEDEYNIEIVSGLNVNDNLVVKGFETLKEDAKVKIQK, from the coding sequence ATGAAACAGTATCACATTTTAATTGCATCTTCTTTATTAGTGATTATAGCATTGACAAGTTGTGGTGGAAGACCACAAAATGCCCCCAATAACATTGCTACTCCGGTATCTGTCGTTGAATTGAAGAAAGGGTCGATCAGTAAATTGATAAATACAACAGGAACGGTGCAGCCCACTTATGGGGTGTCTTTAAACGCTGAAATGAATGGCTTTTATAAGCTTCAGACTAACCCGAAAACCGGAAAACCCTTTAAGATGGGTGACAGGGTGAATAAGGGAACTCTGATTATTCAATTGGAAGACAGAGAATATGAGAATGGCATTGCTATTGACGCCAAACAGTTAAGTCTTGAAATAGCTGAACAGGAACAATCGAAGCAAAAGGCGCTTTATGAAAAAGGAGGAGTGACGATGAGCGAAATGCGGAACACGGAAGTTAAGGTGACGAATGCCCGTTATGATTACGAAAATGCTCAGCTCAGCCTGGAAAAAATGAAAGTAAAAGCTCCGTTTGATGGAGTGATTGTTGATTTGCCGCATTATACAAATGATATAAGAGTGGAACAAGGTAAAACGATGGTAAGTCTGATGGCTTATGACAAAATGTATATGGATATCAATCTGCCGGAAAGTAGTATTCGTTATATTAAAGAAGCGCAACCGGTGTATATTACTCACTATACCATACCCGGTGATACTTTGAAGGGGAAAATAAGTGAATTATCTCCCGCAATCAGTTCGGAGACACGTACCTTTAAAGGAAAAGTGCTGGTTGATAACACTCAATTAAAATTGCGTCCGGGTATGTTTGCTAAAGCGGATATTGTGGTGGACAGAGCTGATAGTTCTATTATTATCCCTAAAGACGTGATTTTATCGAACCGTCGGCGCAAATATGTATATATCGTTGAAAAGAATACTGCAAAGATACGTAATTTGGAGACTGGGTTGGAAGATGAATATAACATTGAAATTGTGTCCGGGCTTAATGTAAATGATAATCTGGTAGTGAAGGGTTTTGAAACATTGAAAGAAGATGCTAAAGTGAAAATTCAAAAGTAA